A region from the Halomarina litorea genome encodes:
- a CDS encoding AAA family ATPase has translation MRVIGTVGLAGSGKGELANVAREAGVPVVTMGDVVRAECRSRGLDPADHHGEVARALREEDGPLAIAERSFPMVEDRLADHETVLVDGLRSGDEADRFEERFGDDFVLVAVTAPFDLREERIADRGRDAGADEGGEGLAARDERELGFGMGEVIEHADVTIENDGTLEAFRERARAVLAGGTADAPDAAEDAEEAR, from the coding sequence ATGAGAGTCATCGGTACGGTCGGTCTCGCGGGGAGCGGGAAGGGTGAACTGGCGAACGTCGCCCGCGAGGCGGGCGTTCCGGTCGTCACGATGGGCGACGTCGTCCGGGCGGAGTGTCGGAGTCGTGGGCTCGACCCGGCAGACCACCACGGCGAGGTGGCGCGGGCGCTCCGCGAGGAGGACGGCCCCCTCGCCATCGCCGAGCGCTCGTTCCCGATGGTCGAGGACCGACTGGCGGACCACGAGACGGTCCTCGTCGACGGCCTGCGCTCGGGCGACGAGGCCGACCGCTTCGAGGAACGCTTCGGTGACGACTTCGTCCTCGTGGCCGTCACCGCGCCGTTCGACCTGCGCGAGGAACGCATCGCTGACCGGGGGCGCGACGCGGGCGCGGACGAGGGCGGCGAGGGACTCGCGGCCCGCGACGAACGCGAACTCGGCTTCGGCATGGGCGAGGTCATCGAGCACGCGGACGTGACCATCGAGAACGACGGCACCCTCGAGGCGTTCCGCGAGCGAGCGCGGGCGGTGCTCGCCGGCGGGACGGCCGACGCGCCCGACGCGGCCGAGGACGCGGAGGAGGCGCGATGA
- a CDS encoding DUF6069 family protein, translating to MSPTGTAARETLRPSRSPRPALNRGLFAVLGAIVAVALVRGVAGVLVGSLDAYPPLAWPALVGATIVTGTAATLVYVVLQQVVEAPERWFLAIAVVVLALSFVPLLTVAPTLPGATAGLVVTLGVMHVAVAVVVAATLTYRAAAERDDVAVEESV from the coding sequence ATGTCCCCAACAGGAACTGCGGCGCGGGAGACGCTGCGACCGTCCCGGTCCCCGCGCCCGGCGCTCAACCGCGGGCTGTTCGCGGTGCTGGGCGCCATCGTCGCCGTCGCACTCGTCCGCGGCGTCGCCGGTGTCCTCGTCGGGTCCCTCGACGCCTACCCGCCACTGGCTTGGCCGGCACTCGTCGGTGCCACTATCGTCACCGGAACCGCCGCGACGCTTGTCTACGTGGTCCTCCAGCAGGTCGTCGAGGCCCCCGAACGCTGGTTCCTCGCGATCGCGGTCGTGGTGCTCGCACTCTCGTTCGTCCCGCTCCTGACCGTCGCGCCGACCCTCCCGGGGGCGACGGCGGGGCTCGTGGTCACCCTCGGCGTGATGCACGTCGCCGTCGCCGTCGTCGTCGCCGCGACGCTGACCTACCGCGCGGCGGCCGAGCGAGACGACGTCGCCGTCGAGGAGTCGGTCTGA